The Longimicrobiaceae bacterium DNA window CGTGGTGCTCCCCAGGCTCGGCGAGCAGAAGGTGATCCCCGCGCGGCGGACGTCGGCGTCGCCCCCGCCGTCGCCCCCGCCCTCGCGCGCGAAGATGCCGCCGCCCAGGAGCAGGTCGCCCGTGGCCTCCGCCCAGTTGGTCACGAACGCTCCCTGGAGCCGGTCCACCACGGGCCCCTCCACGCGCACGTGCGTGTCGCGCCACTGGCCGGGGTGCCGTCCGTCGCCGCTCCAGTCGTCGTCGATCCCGAAGCCCCCCGTGTAGCCGACGCAGCCGTCCACCACCACCGCGCGGACGTGGCTGCGCTGCTGGACCTTGTACAGCGTCTCCCAGCGCAGCGGCCGGTACACCGCCACCTCGACCCCCGCCGCGGTGAGCGACCGGACGTAGTCCTCGCCCAGCCCGTACGAGCCGAAGTAGTCCAGCAGCACCAGCACCCGCACGCCGGCCCGCGCCCGTTCGGCCAGGACGTCGTGGAGGACGTCGGCCAGCTTCCCCGGCTTGTACCAGAAGATCTGCAGCGCGATGAGGCGCCGCGCGGCCCGGAGGTCCGCGAAGAGGCGGGGGAAGAGCTCGTCGCCGTTGCAGAGCAGCTCGACGCGGGCGGAGTCGGAGAACCGCGTGCCCGTCAGGTCCGAGTAGCGCTCCAGGAAGAGCGGGGTCCCGGCCCTCACCTCCTCGGGGTCCTCCCCCAGCAGGCGGATCTCCCGGATCGCCGTCCCCTGCATCAGGTACTGCTTGGTGAGGAGCAGGAGGAAGCCCAGCAGGGAGAGGAGGAGGATCGTGCTGATCATGCCGGCTCCAGGCTTTTCCCGGTCGAGGGTCGGCAGGGGCGTCTCCGGTCGCGTGCGGCGGGGGCGCCGGGTGCAACTTCCACGCCCCGCGCGGCCGGGTCCCTTGCCGTGGCGGGCCGCGACCGTGAAGCTTGTCGGGGGACGGCGCCGGGTGGGCCGGCGGCGGGGTCCGGACGGAAAGGAGGAGGGATGCGGAAGATCAACACTCGCGACTTCCGGCGGGCCACGCGCTCCACGCCGCGCGAGGTGAACCGGCAGATCGCCCTGAACCTGGTCCGCGAGCACCAGCCCGTCTCGCGCGCCGACCTGGCGCGGCGCATGGGGCTGAGCCGGGGGATGGTGACCCTGCTGGTGGGCGAGCTGATCGAGGAGGGCCTCGTCTACGAGGGGGATGCCGGCGACGCCCCGCGCGGCCGCAAGCCCACCATGCTCTACCTGCGGACCGGGGACCGGCTGGTGATCGCCGCGGACGTGCGCTTCAGCCGCAGCTACGTGATGCTCGGCGACCTGGCGGGGACGCAGCTCGCGCTGGAGACCTTCCGCACGATCTTCGATCCCGCGGAGCTGATCGCCGAGCTCGCGGCGCGGATCCGGCGGCTCGTCCGCGCGCACGGCGCCGGGGGGCGCATCGAGGGGGTGGGGCTGGTGGTGCCCGGCACGGTCGACCGGGTCACCGGGCGGGTGCTGCGGTCGCCACAGATGGGGTGGACCGACGTGGAGGTGCGCGAGCCTCTCGCGCGGGCCACGGGGCTCCCCGTGACCATCGAGAACGCGCCCATCGCCTGCGCCCTGGCGCAGATGTGGCTGGGGGAGCGGGGCGGCGACGGCGGGGGGAGCTTCGTGTACGTGACGGTGTCCGACGGCGTGGGCGCCGGGATCGTGATGGACGGGCAGGTGGTGCGGGGGCACGACCAGGCCGCCGGGGAGTTCGGCCACGTCCCCCTGGACCCGGAGGGCCCGCTCTGCCTGTGCGGCTCGCGGGGGTGCTTCGAGGCGTACACCTCCAACCTCGCCACCCTCACCCGCTACCTGGGCCACGAGCCGTCGCCGCGCAAAGCGAGGGCGCTGCTG harbors:
- a CDS encoding phospholipase D-like domain-containing protein, encoding MISTILLLSLLGFLLLLTKQYLMQGTAIREIRLLGEDPEEVRAGTPLFLERYSDLTGTRFSDSARVELLCNGDELFPRLFADLRAARRLIALQIFWYKPGKLADVLHDVLAERARAGVRVLVLLDYFGSYGLGEDYVRSLTAAGVEVAVYRPLRWETLYKVQQRSHVRAVVVDGCVGYTGGFGIDDDWSGDGRHPGQWRDTHVRVEGPVVDRLQGAFVTNWAEATGDLLLGGGIFAREGGGDGGGDADVRRAGITFCSPSLGSTTAERAFVLTIAGARQRLYVTNAYFVPDENLRGLLCEAAGRGVDVRVLTPGLNTDRRSAYYAGRAHYEELLDAGVRIYEYEPTMVHAKTMVVDGAWSLVGTINFDTRSMALNEEVALAVADERFAARLEAVFLADLRHAKEVSAESLRGRSVFERMKERAALLVAPLL
- a CDS encoding ROK family transcriptional regulator, yielding MRKINTRDFRRATRSTPREVNRQIALNLVREHQPVSRADLARRMGLSRGMVTLLVGELIEEGLVYEGDAGDAPRGRKPTMLYLRTGDRLVIAADVRFSRSYVMLGDLAGTQLALETFRTIFDPAELIAELAARIRRLVRAHGAGGRIEGVGLVVPGTVDRVTGRVLRSPQMGWTDVEVREPLARATGLPVTIENAPIACALAQMWLGERGGDGGGSFVYVTVSDGVGAGIVMDGQVVRGHDQAAGEFGHVPLDPEGPLCLCGSRGCFEAYTSNLATLTRYLGHEPSPRKARALLEETELTVPELVARARAGDERARRAVEETGRYLGMGLAMIVNGLNPARIVVGGEITAAWDLIEPLVRAGITSRALTPAAAATPIIPELASTYPRLRGAAALVAAPLFAAPVIA